Part of the Deltaproteobacteria bacterium genome is shown below.
ACACGGCCCCGGCTCCCGACGACGCCGCCAACCCCGACAACAACTCGGCGAGCGTCGAGATCGACGCGGTGGACTTGAACGACCTGTAGCGAGCTACTCGCGCAGGACCACGTCGAGCGCGAACCGCAGGCGCTTCAGCACGCGCCCCAGACGGTTGTGGTGGATGTTTCGCCGCAGCGCCACCAGGAGCTTCCGCTCCAGAGCATAGCGCGTCGGCGCCTCGCGTTGCACGGGGACCGGGCCGCCACGCGCCGCCTCCAACTCCTCGACGATCTGCGCGCGGGGGTAGCCGAGGGTCTCCAGGTCCGCCGGGTCGAGCGCGTCCACCAGTCGGCAGACGAGCCCGAGCGTCTCGGGCCTGGCCGCGATCTCCGCCGCCCACCGGCCGACCGACGAGGTGACCGGCCGCGTGTGGCGCGCCACGCCGGTCGGGTCGCCGAGACCCTGGGGCGCGTCGCCCCGCTCGCCGTAGGCGATCGCCTTCGCCTCGAACGGGATGCCGAGGTGATCGCAGACGCGGCGGAAGTGGGTCTCGGGGTCGCGCACCAGCTCCTCGTACCGGACGTGCGCGAACGGCACCGGCTTCTCGCGCAGCATGCGTGCGAGCGCCGGGACGTAGCGGGCCAGGATCGGGTTGTGGTCGAGTGCCACCCGGTAGTCGCCGTCGAAGAACGACTCGACCCAGGAGCTGAGCACGGCGAGGGGGTGGCGGGTCAGGACCACGTAGTGAGCGCCGGGATAGAGCCTGGTCAGGAAGGGGAGCACGAGCGCGTAGGCCGGCGTCTTGTCGAGGAAGAAGCGCTTGCCGGGCACGGTCGCGAGCATGCGGGCGTAGAGCGTGTCGGTGTAGGCGCGCAGCGCGTCCAGGTAGTCCTCCTCGCCGCGCGGCAGGGCGGCCACGAACTCGTGGATCGCCTGCTCCGCGTT
Proteins encoded:
- a CDS encoding sulfotransferase, encoding MQERLIFLIGAPRSGTTLLARMMGAHSAIYQRAEPHLITPIAHLGFYGNVQKAPYDPFNAEQAIHEFVAALPRGEEDYLDALRAYTDTLYARMLATVPGKRFFLDKTPAYALVLPFLTRLYPGAHYVVLTRHPLAVLSSWVESFFDGDYRVALDHNPILARYVPALARMLREKPVPFAHVRYEELVRDPETHFRRVCDHLGIPFEAKAIAYGERGDAPQGLGDPTGVARHTRPVTSSVGRWAAEIAARPETLGLVCRLVDALDPADLETLGYPRAQIVEELEAARGGPVPVQREAPTRYALERKLLVALRRNIHHNRLGRVLKRLRFALDVVLRE